One Hydrogenobaculum sp. 3684 genomic window, GCGAGAGATTTAACTCCTAGTTTATAGCTTTTCATACAAATAATATTATAAGCCTGAAAAAAAATTTTGTTGTGTGCGATAATATAATATATGAAATTTGGGAGATATTATTTTATATTGTTATGTTTGATATTTGCCTCTTCCATCTCATACTCTCTTGATATAAACTCTCTTGATAGTGTAAGTAGGAATATATTCAAAAAAGGCTTTTTCCTGGGATGGCAAATGAGAAAAAGAGAAAATATATGCGGATCTTATGTAATTCCATCTGGATGGTGGGTTTACATGGATTCATCAGATCTAAGTTCATATAAAATAGGCTATTATAAGTTTATAGCTATGAGAAATGGCCTTACACCTCTTGATGGTATAGGTGATGTTGTATTTGGAGTTTTTGATAGCCAAGAAGATGCTGATCATGCAAAAGAACTGCTTCAAAAAGATGGAGTAAAAGGTGTTATACGGGTAGATTATAAACCCGCGGAAGCTGTCATAAACCCATGTGTAAATTCTGATTTAAACTACGGCAAGACGCATCTTGACAAAACGCTTTATTTTATGAAGATGGCTTTGTATGAAGCTAAAAGCATAGTAAATCCATCCGTAAACAAGAAGGCACTCATACACGATATAACTACAGTAATTTTAGGTCTTGAAAAAGTAGGGGCTAAAACAGAAACCCAAGATATATATAAAAAGGAAAACTTAAACACCATAAAAGTGCCATACGATTATCAAAATCTTATAGAACAAGCGAAGTCATGGGCAAAATAATATTTTTACTTTTGGTATTTATATTCCCTTGCTTAACTATGGCAGAAAATGAATACCAACACAAAATTACATTTAAAGATATAATAGAATCTCAAATAGGTATTATAAAAAAGGTGGTAGATTTGAACAAAAAAACAAAGGAACTAAGTCAAAATCTAGAAGAAGAAAAAAAGAAGGTAAGAAACTTAGAGCAAAATGTTAGAAAATTACAAGAACAACAACAACTACTTTCTAAAAATCTTGAAAAATTAAAACAAGAAGTAAAAGCTATAAAGCTTGAAAATTCTATAAATGGTCTTGTGGTAGAAAATGAAAACACTAAAAAATCCGTAGGTTTTGACAAACCTCAAAGAAGAAAAACAGCCAAAGAGTTTATCACAAATGGGACTGAAAACGTATATTTTTGCGTAGACTCGGTGTCTTATATTCATAAATATCCATCTATAAAATCTGTCGCTATAGGCGCTTCTTATAAAGGAGATACGTTGCAGTGTCTCACACCTTGTGGTCTTGAAAGGCATAAATTTTATTGGCTTCATATACTAAATCTTAGAACGGGTTACAAAGGTTACAGCATATTAAACAGCTCTATAAAAGAAGGTAAGTGTAAATGAAGAAGTTTTTAGTTTTTTTAATCATGGTACTATATGCATATATAGCTTATCCTTATCATCTTATAGGAAATTATCAAGCTCCTCCTAAAAGCCAAAATAACCCTTCTTTACCTGGCTTTGTTGTAAATCCTCAAGATGCTTTTTTACTCAAGCCTGTTACCTTAAATGTAAAAGATACTCCAATACCACAAGTATTATCTTATCTTTCAGGCATAACACAAGTACCCATAGAACTAAAAGATAACGTACAAGATAGGGTTAGTTTTTATGGACAAGGCACTTTGAAAAGTATTTTGGATACGTTTTGTGCTTATAACAATTTATATTACAAGGTTAAAAACGGGAAAATAATAGTAAGAAGGTACATAAGCGCTGTATTTCAGCTGAATGTGCCAATGACTACCACAAAAGCATACAATTACAATATGACATTTGGTCAAAGCGTTACCAATAGCTCCTCTGGCGGTAGTGTACTAGGTGGTACTGCCATAAATCCTATACAAAACACAGGTACAAACAGCTCTAGTTCAACTTTTAATTTCAACGAAAATTTAGCTCAAAACATTGTGAATCTTATAACACCACTTCTACAAGACAAACGCTCCAAGATATCTTACGATCCAAACACAGGCCTTCTTACGTTCTTTGGTTCTATAAACGATTATAAAACTGTAAAATCTATAGTAAATAAGTTAAACAAAGAACTATCAGAACCTATAAAAATAAGAATAAATATAATAGCTATAAACCTTTTAAACGAATACTCTACTGGTATTAATATTTCAGCTCTATTTCAGCATTTAAAAAACTTAAATCTGTCTTTAACCGCTCCTATAACACTTACAAATTCATCAAACTCTTTGTTTAAAGCTAGTCTAAGCGGGAGTAATTATAGCGCTCTTTTAAACGCTTTAGAACAATATGGTAAAACAAAAAGCATAGATAGTGAAACCTACACCGTGTTACCAAATCAACCTATTGTTTATGCTCCTACCAATACTCAATCTTATATAAGTTCATACAATATATATATTCCTCCAACTGTAGCCGGGGTAGTATCTACTCCAGCTTATATACCAATAGTTTCTTATCTAAATACAGGTACAAGCATTACTATACTACCAAGGCTTGCAAACAACAAAAAACTTATGGTAGATGTCTACTATTCTCAAAATACAGCTCAGAATCTAAACACTCAAAATATAACAATAAGTCAAGGAGTAACTGTTCCTATACAATTTCCTGAGGTTTCGTCTCAAAACTCTGTTTTAACATCTGTTTTAAAACCAGGGCAAACCATAGCCCTTATAAGCTCTGTATATGACCTTAAGAAAAACAATGAAGCTGGTATACCGTTTTTAATAAGAATACCTATTATAAAATACCTTTTTGGCAACACCGATAAATACTCAAATAAGGTGCAGTTTATTATAACAATAACCTACGAGGGTTTGGGTGAAAGATGAGTACGGAACAAAATCAAATACCACCAGAAAAACCTTACAAAAAATATTTGGAAAAAATTAAGTCTTTTTTTAAAGATTTTAAAATAAAAAAGAAATTTGAAGCGCCCATCGCCACACAAAAAGAAAATGGAAAAAGAAATTTTGAAAAGATAATTTTAGGTGTAATTGTAGGATTTGTTTTTGGGGCTTTAGCAAGCAGTTTTATACTGTACTTTAAGGTAAAAAAGATCCAAGAAGAATACAAAAAAGCTCAAATAAGACTTCAGATGCTCTCTTCAAGATTAAAATCAAACCAACCCCCAAGTACGACCCAAAACCAAAATCTTAAAACCCAAAATCTCGCTACAGCTCAGATTTTAAGTGTAATAAACAACTTACCACCTTCTAACGCTTTCGCCAGTTTTTATGTAAACAAACTTAACGAGGAAAAATACAAAACAACACAAGAACAGGAAATAGTTGTTAAAAAACCACCACCAACTTTACCACCTCTTAAAACATTAATAGGTAAAAATCAAACAAGCAACAATTTACCATCTATTTCCACATCTCCACCAATACCTCAGGTATCTATGATAATATGCTCAAATAGCTGTTACGCTATTTCTTCAAACGGCCAGGTTTATACAAACGGTTTTGTGCAAGGAAATTATAGGCTTGTAGTGACTCAAAACCAGATTTATTGGGAAAAAATCGATGAAAAACGATAAGTTGTTATGGCAAACATAACTGTTTCAAGAAAACCAGAAAAAAATAAAGCCTGTATACAAAAAAAAGAGGGAAGAAGAACAAGGTATTATTGTATAGAACAAAAAGAGCTTAAAGATTATCTTTACGATATCATATACATGCAAGAAAACAGCATAAACCTTGCCGTTAGAATAGTACCAGAAAAAAAGAAATACTATGAATACGTTATAGCTGGCGATAGAATACAAATAAATGAAAAAGAACTTATGACAGATCAAGACCCGGAAAGCTACATAGCCACAGAGTATTTGGGAGAACCAATAGTTATAATAAAAGAACCTCTAAAAAAAATAAAAAAAATATACGGTCCTCCTTGGTATCAAGACATCCAAATTATATCTCTTATTGCGATATGGATTATCATAATTTTTGGAGGTGCTGTATTTCTTTATCTTAAAAGCCACAAAAATAAAGAGATAAACCTAAACGTCGGCAAACCAGCACCACCTGTTCCACATATTGGTAAAAGTTTGAGTTTAGCTCAAAAACAATCCGTCATGGAATCTTTCACAAAAGACGCCCTTTATCAAATAGCTTATGCCATAGAACAGGTATCGTCTATTGGTTACCCTGCTTATATATCTAATATAACTTATTCTATAAAAGATGAAAAGGCTGCACCCGGCAAGGATGAAAAATTAAGCGGCGTTCTTAATATTACGTTTAGATTTGCTTATCCTGCCAAAGGCTCAAAACTCGTTAGCACAAAACCAGTACCAATATACTCTAAAACCGTTAATATAGATTTGACACCAGATTTTCCCGTAAAAGTATCTTATATGGACCAAGAGACTTGCGGTATGAAGCTTTTAAAAGATGGATTAAATTTGTATGATGTTGACAATTTAGAGTTTAAAGGAGATATCAAAAATTACAAAGATTTTTATGATTTTATACAAACGATGTTTTATTGCAAAGGTTACCTAGAGTCTTTAAATCTTACAAACCCAAACGATATATTGTCCCAAAAAACCAATAATCCTAATATAGTAAAGAAAAATGTTGATATAAATGCAGATATAGATTTATACCTAGTGAAAAACAATATACCATCAGGAAAATAATATGCTTGATAAAATTAAATCAAGACTTAGGAAAAAGGAAATAGAAAAAATTATATACGATGCAGAAGTGCAATCTGGATACGCCAATATTTCTGTGGAAGAAATATATGAAAGGGTAAACAAGTATCTAAACTGGCCAGAGTTAGAAGATATTATAGAAGATATACGTTCTGGTATGAAGAAATCTGAAGTTTACGAACCATACCTTTCCTATGAAGCAATCACTATAATTAGAAATGCCGAAGATAAATCTTTACCAGTTTATAGGATTTTAGAAGAATTAAAAAACATATCTGAGGCTATAGAAAAGGCGAAATCAAAGCTTACACAAATGATAATAATGCCAATCTTTACATTTATAGCCACTGTCATCTTAGCAGATTACGTGCTTCACAAGATAGCCACCACTCTTTTGGCTACTAAGCTTATAAAAGCACCACTCTATCTTCCTTTTCTTATGAAATTTTTTATACCTATAAACTTCTTATTTTTAGGACTTTTTATATTCTTTGTGGTGATAAAACCAGATCACACACCCATTGTAAAAAACATTTTTAAGGAATTAGAAGGTGTTAGAATACTAAACACCACTAGGCTTTTTTATATGGCAAATATACCAATAGAAGATATCATTCTTTATGTGGAAGAAACTTCAAAGGGAAGTATAAAAAAAGCTTTTTCTTCTGTGGATACCGATTTGGAAGGATTTTTAGAAGCTCTTGGGTCTATACTGAGGCTTACAGAAATAGCATCTTTAGAAAGTGCCTTTTATACAGGCAAATTTAGAGACACGCTTTTTTCCTTGGCAGAAAGAAAACTAAGAGAGCTTGGTGTGTTTGTAGAAAGCGTAGCAGCTACCGCCAATATAGCAGCATTAGGACTTATAGTCATACCTCTTATACTTCTTATCATACCTTACTTCCAAATGGCTTTCGAGCTTATAAACAAAGTTTCATCTTTTCTTATGAATGCCGGCGGTTAAATATAATATGTCTATAAATTGTAGTAGACTTATCAGTGCATATATTCATATTTATGATATATTTTATTTATATGAGGTTTTATAAAAAGCCTAAAACATTTGTAAAAATGAAGACCATTATAAATTTGAGAGCACTTTTATCTGGGATGGGTATGATTTTCTTTATAAGTAAAAATGCTTATCCTGTCGTTTATGTGGTGCCTCCTGACATAGATATGTATATGCACCAAACCAACGATACTTACAAACTTCTTATAGATAATTTATGTGGTGCTGGTAACAATGGCCAAGGTATTATAAAAGATTGCTTTAAATCCCTTACTGCTTATATAAACTCAGCCACTTCTTATAGTTTTACACCACTGGCAAACCCAAATATAAACAATCTATCCTCCAACATAGGAAATGCCAATATAACATCTTCCACCATAGCTTTTTCATCTATCACAAACTCTATTATGGGTTCTAGTACTTATTGTTTTCCTATAGGAAATTCCTCTAAATGTTTTAGTATAGAAGATTACACAACAATGCAATATCAAACCATATTGCTATCGGCCAGCTATTCTAACGGACGGTTTGTTAGCGGCTCATCTGGTACTGTACTTATGCCATCTTGCACATACCATAGCGGTGGTGGCTCTCTTTACGCTGAATTTATAGTATTTGCACCCACTTCTTGCTCTTACGATTTTTCAAATCCCGGGTCTTCCAACAATGTAGTAGCCGGCAGAGTTTCTTGTCCACCGGGCGATAGTGCAAGTGCTTGTTATACAATAAGTGCATCGTGTTTTTTTGGCTCAAATACCAACTCTAGCACTGTAAGTGGGCTTTACTATACCAATCTACCAGTACTGAGTTTTTGTCCTACTTGGAGTGAATCATGAATTATAATACATTTCTTGTTGAGCGCTTGTTTAATAAAAGCTTTTTTGAAACATGCTTGTCAGCACTCTGGAGTGAATCTTAATGTGGTTTATAATAGAAATTCTTTTAGCCTTGTCCATCTTATCTACCGTCTTGACTGGTATTTATTATCTTATCCCAGCTTTTAATAGAAGCACAGATATAGCAAAATCTCAAGTAAAAAGTATAAATCTCAAAAATGCTCTTTTAAATATATATATGGATATTGCCAACGCCGAGCAAAACTGCGGTGGGTATAGTGTCTGTCCTGCTACGCCTTTACCTTGCAATATTTCTTATACAAACGGTGGGTTAAGTTTTAGCTATGTAGTAAGTCAAAGCTTAAATGTTGCAACGCCTACAAGTCTACCACGGTTTATCCAAAGCTCTTTTAATCAAGCTGGATGTTCTGTCAGCGTTGTTAATAGCAATACCATATCGGTATTTTGCCCAAGTGTTACGGCTTCTAGCATAGATTTTTGTTCCAATTCAAATTATGAATCTTATACGTTTGTAAACCCAAATCCACCAACAATGCCTAGTATAACTTTTTATACAATATTACAGCCAAACAACCCAGCAAGCCCATTGTCGGCTCCTTATGTAGTCGATTAT contains:
- a CDS encoding type II secretory pathway, component PulD, producing the protein MKKFLVFLIMVLYAYIAYPYHLIGNYQAPPKSQNNPSLPGFVVNPQDAFLLKPVTLNVKDTPIPQVLSYLSGITQVPIELKDNVQDRVSFYGQGTLKSILDTFCAYNNLYYKVKNGKIIVRRYISAVFQLNVPMTTTKAYNYNMTFGQSVTNSSSGGSVLGGTAINPIQNTGTNSSSSTFNFNENLAQNIVNLITPLLQDKRSKISYDPNTGLLTFFGSINDYKTVKSIVNKLNKELSEPIKIRINIIAINLLNEYSTGINISALFQHLKNLNLSLTAPITLTNSSNSLFKASLSGSNYSALLNALEQYGKTKSIDSETYTVLPNQPIVYAPTNTQSYISSYNIYIPPTVAGVVSTPAYIPIVSYLNTGTSITILPRLANNKKLMVDVYYSQNTAQNLNTQNITISQGVTVPIQFPEVSSQNSVLTSVLKPGQTIALISSVYDLKKNNEAGIPFLIRIPIIKYLFGNTDKYSNKVQFIITITYEGLGER